One part of the Pseudoliparis swirei isolate HS2019 ecotype Mariana Trench chromosome 6, NWPU_hadal_v1, whole genome shotgun sequence genome encodes these proteins:
- the LOC130194949 gene encoding hemoglobin subunit beta-2-like → MCTRYFSNFGNLYNAAAIMGNPMVAKHGTTILQGLERGVKNLDDIRETYAELSVLHSEKLHVDPDNFKLISDCPAIVVAAQMGKAFTGEVQAALQKFLAVVVSSLGRQYH, encoded by the exons ATGTGTACA AGATATTTCAGTAACTTTGGAAACCTCTACAACGCCGCTGCAATCATGGGAAATCCAATGGTTGCAAAACACGGAACAACTATCCTCCAAGGTCTGGAGCGAGGTGTGAAGAACTTGGACGACATTAGGGAAACCTACGCCGAGCTGAGCGTGCtgcactctgagaaactgcacgTGGACCCCGACAATTTCAAG CTCATTTCCGACTGCCCGGCCATCGTGGTCGCTGCTCAGATGGGCAAAGCCTTCACTGGTGAAGTCCAGGCGGCTCTCCAGAAGTTCCTGGCCGTGGTGGTGTCCTCCCTGGGAAGACagtaccactag